In Paenibacillus sonchi, the genomic stretch AAAGGAATCAATTCCGTTCCAGCGGACGAACGGTAGGTCTGAATGATCTGCTTGCCGTTCGACAGCAAGCTGTTCTCCAACGTGTGGGCAAACGGTTCACGGAACAGGAGCGTAGACGCGATGGAAGCGATGATGAGACTGGCAACAATGACACCGATGAAGGTGAGGACGATGCGGGTATACAGCGATTTAATCCCGGTACACCTCCAGACGGTAGCCGAGACCGCGCAGCGTTACAATGCGGAAATCAGACTCGTGTTCGGCGAAGCGCTCCCGAAGCCGCTTAATGTGTACGTCCACGGTCCGCTCATCTCCTTCGTAATCGATGCCCCAAATCTCCGCGATCAGATGATTCCGGGTGAACAACTGCCCGGGATAACTCCCGAGCTTGTAGAGCAGTTCAAATTCTTTCATGGGCAGGGTGAGCTCCAGACCGTCCTTGTTCACCACCTGGTAGCTTTTGCGGTCCAGCCGCAGATCGCCAAGGCGTATCGTTTGAGAATAGGCGATCCGGTAACGTTTCAACAGCGCCTGGACCCGAAGCGCAAGCTCCATCGGGTCGAACGGCTTAACGAGATAATCATCGGTACCCAGCTTGAAGCCTTTAATGCGGTCCGCCGGCTCGCCTTTGGCGGTAATCATGAGCACCGGCATGTCTCCAAGCTCGCGGAGCCTGGCACACAAGGCCCATCCGTCCATTCCCGGCATCATGATATCCAGGACAACTAAGTCCGGCGGGTGGTTCTCGGCGTATTCCAGCGCTTCGGCACCGTTTCCCTTCTGTACGACTTCAATCCCTTCATCTTCGAGGTAGAGCCTCACCAGTTCACGGATATTTGCATCATCGTCTACAACCAGCACTTTGGGCATCTGCCTCCCCCCTTTCGGCCTATGCCGCCACATTTTACGACAACTGTATGAACTCAATATGAACATTAACCCCGTACTTCAGGAAATTAAGGTATATCGAATTGGTTTACACAGCAAGTCTACCATTTCGGTGAATATTCTGCGATATGGCATCGGCTTCCACTTATCAAGATGAGCCGCCATGCGTTTATTCGATGAGATGATTGGGCGGATAGCAACACGAGGCTTACGGCCGCAGGGGTTCCCCACCGCTTCAAGATCAACGGGGGCATGCGGAAGACGAATCGTTGTATCCTTCGCGATCTATCCGCAGCCGTTACGGACAGGAAAGCCCTTATTGATAGAAAATTCGTCTATTCCGCAGGACAGCGGACTGAGATGCCTTTATTTGTCCCTTTCCCCTTTATTCCAGGCTCATTCGAACGATATAACGACTCCTGAGTCCGTACCCGCTGAAAAAGCAAGATTTTTAGCAAAATAAGGGCTCCTCAGTCCGCTTCAGTCCGTTTCTGTCCGCTTCAGTCTACGGATGGAGCCCCATCCTCCTGCATCGCTAATATCCTGTGAAGCTTCCAAGATATCCACATTTTTTTACACTGTGTAGTTTCCTTTTACAATAAAAAAGCCACCCCATAAATCATTTCGAGGTGGCTTTAATCAGTGAAAGAGTATAAATAAGGGGTCCGCTCAGATTAAATTCTCTTCTTCAAGTCCCAATTTGCTGTACAGCTCGGTGCAGTAACCCTGGAGCTTAATCTCTAGCCTGCGGGCTTTATTCTTGAACCGCTTCAGTTCACGGATCATATGTGCCCTGCCGGCCGGCGTGAAGGTTTCCTGAATCCGTTCCTTGAAATAATCATGTACAATATGGTTACGCTGCTTCCATACGGCCTGCAGCTGGTTGGTTTCCTCTTCTGAAAAGGGGAAGTGATGCTGGATTTCTTTGATGAGCTGGCCGAGTGAATTGCTCAGCTTGCGCTGATACAGTTCCGCAAGATCCGCTTCTGTTGGCGTTTCCCCCTGAGACAGCTTCGTAAGCAGCAGCAGGTTGGTCAACTGCTGCTCCAGTGCCTGGCAGTAATAGACGGCCAGACCGAAATAAGCAAATAACTCTTTGGATTGTTCACTCTCCGGTACTTGCGTATCCTTCATCGTTCCTCCCGTTCCTCCTTCTTTCTTATAATTTAGTGTCTCACAAGCTTTTGCGGTCATCCATCCGGCTGGAGCGGTATAGATAAAATCCGATTAACAGCACTATATAGACCAGTGCATGCACAAAGGCTCCAATCACCCGCATTAAAGACAAGTTATCGGCATTCATCAGAACATCCATCACCGGAGCTGCCGGTGGAAGCAGAAGATGTACATAAGGACCTGGAATGATTGCGCTCATTTTGTTCGCCCCTATGGAGATTATAAGAACCGTAAGCAGAAGACCGGCGGCGTAGCTGGTTTTGGGTACCCAGGAAGCCTGAAGATACAGAGAGACAGCCGTACCTAACAGACCCAGCAGGAAATGTCCGGCAAAGGCGAGTGTCATTCTGTATAAACCTGCCGGTTCATCAAACTTTCCGGTAAACACCGGAAAGATCACAATCAGCAGGGCAAGCAGCAAGATAAACAGACCCAGGGTAAGCAGTGTACCGAGGTTATATCTCATCTTGCTCCTTGCCTGAACAATCGATACCTGCCGCTGTACCGGATGCTCGTGATTCAGAAAGCTTAGCCCCAACCAGGCAGAACCGGCAAAAAGGATAATGGCTGTGGCTGCATAGCTGTTCATTACAGGATTAGGGGTATAGGAATAGAGGATCAATACCGCAATAATCGTACCAGCTATAGGCCCGAAATACCGCTGGGAAACCGTATAGCTGCGAAGCAGATAGACCATTAACGCCCTCATTCCGCAGTTCCTCCTCTGGCCGGCTTGGGGTCCATCCATTGCTCCAGGCCACCTGCACTCAAACCGCCACAGGGTTCAACAGACACTACCGATCCTCCCGCCTTCAGCACCCGGAGAAGATAGCCATCTGCCGCTGCAGCCTCTATAGTCACTCCAAAATCGTCCCCGGAAACACCATCCGGTTCATTATGTATGTTAATAATCCCGGGCATCCCCAAAATGTCCTCTTTACATTGCTCTGAAATATTATTACAAATTATGTAAGCAGCGGGCGCAACCCGCATATTTTCTTGGCCATAGATAATCTTGACGGTTCTGCCAGCCTGCAGCACATGTACGTTGTCTGCCAAGGCTTCTACTGTCTCTGGCTCATGTATGGAGAACACCAGCGCTGTCCCCTCGCGTTTCAACTCCTGCAGCAGCCCGATCACTGTATGCTGGGCGGGAAGATCCAGACCTGACATCGGCTCGTCCAGCAGCAGCAGCTGCGGCTGTGTAAGCAGACTTTGAATCAGATTCACTTTTTGCAGCATTCCTTTGGAGAATCCGGCCATACTCTGCCTGCGGAACTCTTCCAGATGAAAGACCTCCAGCAATTCTGTCACTCTGGCTTCTGCTGCCGCAGCGGCAAGACCCGCGAGCTTGCCCATACAGAGCAAATATTGCTCGGCCGTAAATTTCAGCCCCGGAAAAGCTTCAGGGGCATATCCTATGGTTAGTCTGCGTTCATACCGCACCAATGTACCGGACGAAATCTTCGTCAATCCGGCAAGGATGGAGAGCAGTGTGCTTTTGCCGGAACCGTTCCTTCCGATCAGTGCCGTTGCCGTTCCGGACTCCACAAGCAAGGACACTTCATTCAGCACAGGACGGCGTCCATAAAACTTCGTGGCCCGGGTAAGCTCAATAAGCGGCGAAGCCTTGCCCTCATAGTGCCTCTGTGTACTGAAACCTGCAAGGGTCATCCCATTATCATCCCCTAAACGTTCTTCCTACACTTAATTCGCCGGGGCTGCAGCAATTTCCTTTTAAGATAAACAGATTGATTACTATTAAAGCAAAAAACCAGATGTCCACAGTATAAGCTGCCGGAACTTCTGGTTTTGGAATCATGCTCTTAGACAATATATAAAAGGGTTGGGTAACAAATTAAGCGTAGACTTCTACCGTATCGCTGATCAAACGGCAGGCTCTCGCAGCAGCACGGCAGGCGTTGATGCATTCCTGGCAATGAGTGTGTATATGCTTGCTGCTCTCATCGGCACAGCGTTCACAGATCTCTGCACACAGGCGGAGAATTTCTGCAACAAACGGGCTTTGCCGGGTCATGGCCTGAACAGCAAAAGAGCAGATATCCGCACATTCCCGGTCCAGTCTGATGCTTTCACGAAGCGACGCAAGATCATATTGTTTCAGGCTTGAGACGTAGCTATAGTTACAGGCGTTCATAGTTTGGATACAAGCGTCGATGCACTCCTGATATTGAATTCGGGTCATAGCCTTTAACCTCCTGCAATTTTTATAGGGTATGCCTATGTATTAACCTGCAAGATAAGGAACGAACCACTGCCTGCGGGAGGGGCACACTGCTACAAACTCCTCTTTACAACAGCCGGCCTGGCCAAAATACGCTTCTCCAGCTGGAGAAGTCGGGTCCGCAGTTCACTGGAGGAAAAGTGCTCTCCGATGAAAACCGCTACATCCGGCACATCCCCCTGAGGGGTGATTTTCATGAAATCCGCCTCTCTGTAGGCGAACTGGAATAGAAAGCGGCTGGAGGTATCACTGAACGTGACAATCCCCTTCGCGCGGTACACATCCCGTGGCAGCTCCTTCACGAACTGCTCAAATTCCTCACTGTTCACAGGACGTTTGAAATAGTGGGTATAGGCCATTACATGGTCATGGGAACCATTCACCGCAGCCCCCGCTTCACTGGAATCGCCGGCATGCGCAGCCTGCATCTCATCGTCTTCCTGGAAGCGGGCTTCGGCATGAATGCCCCCCATTCCTTCAAGCAGCGCTTCCGGCTCCAGCGCACAGCGCACCGCAGGCCGTATTTCCGCATAGGCATTCCACTTGCGCAGGATCACGGTGATCTCGTCTGCTTCCTGTGGAGTTACGCGGTCGGTTTTGTTCAGGATCAGCACCGAAGCGCAGCGGATCTGCTCCTGCATCAGCCGGTAGGTCGCTCCTTGCTGGGACCGGTACAGCCCGATAAGGTGGGCGGCATCCACGACCGTGATCAGGCCTTTCAGCTCCACCAGCTGATACAATGAGATTTCAGTAACCGCATCGACAATCTCCAGCGGGTTAGCGGCCCCGGTTGCCTCGATCACCACAACATCCGGTGACTCTTTTTTGATCAACGTAGCCAGCTCTGTGCTGAGATCGCCGCGGATAGAGCAACAGATGCAGCCCCCGAGCATTTCAGCCATCGGCACAGACTGCTCGACCAGCAGTCCGTCCAGATTCACTTCTCCCAGCTCGTTCATGACGACCGCCGGCCGGAGCCCTTGAGCTTTCCAGTGATCCAAAAGGCGCTGCAGCAAGGTGGTTTTGCCGCTTCCAAGAAATCCTGACAATATATAAACCGGCATAGCCTGTTCCATGTTTCATCTCTCCCTGCACAAAATTCCGTTATGGTAGCGAGTGTACTACAAGTGCCTTTGCGGTGCAAGGTGCCGGACAAGCAGAAGCATATCCATTATATTTTGAGATGCACAGTTGGCCTCCACTCTGCTCCCCCGGCTTGTCTTTGCCCCGGCCATCCCCTATCATGAGAAATATATCGATGCAAAAAGGAGTTGGTCCGCTTGTCATCCGTAGATGAACACCGGCGTGAAGCGCCCCAGAGTGTGGCCTGTTATGTGATTACGGTTTCGGACACCCGTACACCGGAAACCGACACCGGAGGTGCGCTGATCCGAACCATGCTTGAAGAAGCCGGATATGTAGTTGCCGGCAGTACGATTGTCAAGGACGACTATGAAGATATCCGTGAACTGGTCTATAAAAGCTCAGTCCATTCCGGCATCGAAGCCGTGCTTCTGACCGGCGGGACGGGGATATCGCCCCGGATACCACTTATGAGGCGGTGGCCTCTCTATTGGATAAAACGCTCCCCGGCTTCGGAGAGATTTTCCGGCTGCTCAGCTTCACCGAGGACATCGGCTCGGCTGCGATTCTCAGCCGGGCGATTGCCGGCACCATCGGCAGCACGGCAGTCTTCTCCATGCCCGGCTCTACCGGCGCGATCAAGCTCGCTATGGAGCGGCTGATCATCCCGGAGCTGAGGCATGTTATGCGGGAGATCTATAAGGGCTCATAATCGTTCATCTAAGATTAGATGGCCGATCTGTTCTCTCAATTAGAAGCCCAATCTAGGCGAAAGAACCAGGTGCGCTCAGAGAGCTGCACTTGGTTTTTTCGCTATTTTTGCTAGAGTCAGAAATTTAATTGACATCCTGGACTGTTGTCCTTATACTGTTGAACACTTTTCGCGAAAGTGGTTTTTGATTAACTGAATGGTTAATCGGAAAGGAAAGAGATGAGCTCACTCCAACAATTGCAACGCAAAGTCACAACTGTCGTCAGTCCCTTTCATGAGCTGCTGTGCAGCCTGCATGTGCTATACCAGCCGGAGCATCATCCGAAACGTCTGCAATGGGCCAGGGATATCAAGCGCCAAATGCCCCCTGACCTGCTGGAAGCCATAGACACCCTGGGACGGTTATCCGATGAATGGATGGGATTGATGCTTCCCGGCCTCATCGGTGCACCGCTGCCGGCAGCCGGTGGAATTAACCTGCTAAACGACTTACCTGACGCTGAATTCATTCATCTGCTGCTGAACAACAAAGTTTCTCTGGGGACCATACTGGAATGGCAGCAAGGAAGCAGCGGGACAAACCGCAAGTCCGGCGGCGGACCCGATGAAACCAGCCAATACCTGCTTCAGCATACAGCAGCTGTCCGCGCTCAGTTGATCAAGACTCTGGAGACGTATGAACGGGATTATTTCCGCAAGGAATGGGACTATGTGATGCCTTGGATCAACACGGCTGCTGCCCAGTTTCAGGAGTCCGTCTCCCGTTCTGCGGAAAAAGCGCTGAACACCCTGCATCCCCGTCTTCAGGCTGCGGAAGGGAGGATTACAGCGCAGAAGGCGGTGACGTACTATTTTGCCTATGAAGATTTGCAGAATGTGTACGTGCTTCCTTCCACCTTCATCTTCCCGCATCTGCTAATCGATTGGACAGCAGACAGCCTCGTGCTGCCGCTCGCCGTGGATATTCCCGGATTGCCCTGCAGCGAAGCGCCGCCGGAGGATCTGCTGCGCCAGTTCAAAGCTCTTGGCGATGCCACAAGGCTGCGGATTCTCAAGCTGCTCTGGCAAGGGCCGCACTGTACGAAACAGCTCGCCCCCATTCTGGGAATCTCGGAGGCCGCCGTATCCAAGCAGCTGAAGCTGCTAAGTGAAGCAGGTCTGGCAGGAGCCGAGCGCAAGGGGAACTATTTGTTTTACACCAGCCATAAAGAGGCTTTCGACAGACTGATTGTTCTGCAGCGGCAGTACCTTGAACAATAAGACCCGATACCCATAAAGGAGTTGTCCGCCCGTGTGGCAAACCGTTTTTGCAACTGCAGCCAGGAACCAGAGAGCTAATCTCAGAGCTTTTCCCTGGGCTTTTACCCTGGGGCATATGATTGAAGGAGGATATCTTGTTCTCGTCTCCTATTTCTCCTACGTCTATCTCATCCAGGGGGATTTGGACGACAGATTCGCACTCTATGCCGGAAGCGGCAATTATCTGGCTTACGCCATCATTGGCGGGGCACTGAATGTATTCTCCGTCAGTATGATGATGAATGTGTCTAGAGCACTTATTACCGAATGGCGTGAAGGTACGCTGGAGGCGCTGCTGCTCTCCCCTCCAGCCGGAACGGCTATTTTCTGGGCACGGCCCTTCAGCAGTTTTACCGCAGCGGAATGGTGCTGCTTGCTGTACTCGTATTCGGAATTTTAGCGGGAATGCGTCTCTCTGCACCGCCTCTGCTTTCGGCAGGGATAGGCGGGGTGCTGTTTATACTCTCCTGTTATGCCATGGCTCTGGTGCTGGGAAGCATCATGCTGTACACGCGGGATACCTATATCGTTCAAAATACATTGTTCGCGGTGACCACGCTGCTGTGCGGCTTCCAGTTCCCGCGGCAATATTTGCCCGGATTTCTGCAGACGGCCGGCGAGGTGTTCCCGCTGACCTCTTCCCTCCAGCTTCTGCGGAGAACCCTCCTTACGGGTGAAGCGATCCCGCTGCGTGACACACTGCCGGCACTTCTGCTTAGCCTGGTATACATAGCTGTGGGGATGTGGAGCAACCGTCTGGTGGAGCGGGGATTATTTGAGAAGCACCAAGCATGAAAGGAATGAGAAAACATGATCCAAATGAATGAAGTGACCAAAATATATGAAACCAAAAACAGGCTCGGACTCTTCCGCGCGGAAACCCGGACCGTGACCGCCGTCCAATCCCTGACACTGAGCATCGCCAAAGGTGAGATTGTGGGGCTTTTGGGTCTGAACGGAGCCGGCAAAACCACAACGATCCGCATGTTGTCCACTCTGCTAGACCCCACCTCAGGGAGCATTGAGATCAACGGAATGCCCATGGCAGACAACCGCCGCACTGTGCAGCAAAAAGTCAACATGATTGCCGGTGGCGAACGCATGCTGTACTGGAGGCTCACCGGCCGGGAAAATCTGCAGTATTTCGGCCGGCTCTACGGGCTGAATGCTGCGAAGATCCGTAGCTTAAGCGACTTGCTGCTGGCCGAAGTGGGACTCACAGAAGCGGCAGATCAGCCTGTGGAGCAATACTCCAAAGGGATGAAGCAGCGTCTGCAAATTGCCCGCGGCCTGATCAACGATCCTGAGTATTTATTTTTGGATGAACCTACACTGGGTCTGGATGCGCCGATTGCGAGACAGCTTCGCGGGACTGTGCGCAGCCTCGCCAAAGAGCATGGCAAAGGCATCCTGCTGACCAGCCATTATCTTCAGGAGGTTGAAGAGCTGTGTGACCGGGTCTACGTGCTGAACCGCGGCAGGCTGCTGCTGTGTGACAAGCCTGACGCGATCGTCACGAAGGTTGCGGGGCTGCAGACCGCCCACCTGCAGGTTAGCGGATGGGATGAGGCACTGCGGCCGCTGCTGCAGGAGCACCTCGGCAAGCTGGGACATCCGGTAGAGCTGACCAGCGGCGTGAAGGGAAGTGATGGAAACTCTGGCAGCCAGTCTGAGGATTCTTACCGAATTTCCGTGCGGTCCACCTCTGCCGACATGCTGATTACCGAGCTGCTTCCCTGGACCACGCAATACGGACTTCGGATTAACGGCTTCACTTGCGACAAGCCCAATCTGGAGGACGCGATTATCCTGCTCTCGGAAGGAAGGGTATCATGAATACAGGCAGTTTATGGCCCACTACATTAGCCGAGCTCTCCAAACAGCACCGCAACCGCTCCAGAGGCAAGGTTGTTTTCTTTTCACTGCTGCTGTGGCCGGCGCTCGGCTTCCTGACCTCCTACTTCACCATGAAGCCGTACCGCAGCGGCGCTGGCTCTGTACTCTCGTGGATCATTCCCGATGAGCGAATCCCTCTGTTTCTGCTGAGCGGCTATCTGGTATTTCAGCTGTTCTGGACAGTAGTCGAGGCTGCCTGGCTGTTCGAGCTGGAACGCAAGGGCGGCACGGTGGAGGCTGTCTTTCTGACACCAGCGCCCAAAATGGCTTTTCTGTACGGCCGATCCCTGTATTCCCTGTTTCATGGGATCTGGATGTTCGCGGTTTTTTCGCTGCTGACCTTTCTGTTCGTCTCCGATGCTTCTACCGTGAATTGGATCGCCCTGATTCCTGCCCTGCTGCTGATTATGGCGGCGGCAGTCATCTGGGGCGCGCTGCTGTGCGCAGTCTCGCTATTCTCGCGGGAATCTTCGTTTCTGTACTACATATTCCAGACTCCCATGGAGCTGTTCGGCGGAGTTCGCATTCCTCCTAGCGTATTCCCGGTCTGGGCGACCGGGCTGTCCGCGCTGTTTCCGGTCACCTACAGCCTGATTCTGGTGCGCGGAGCCTTGTACGGCCATATCGGTACTGGCTGGTGGCGGGCGTTTTTTATTCTGCTGGCGGGCAGTATCACGCTTGTCTTCTGCACACGTTATGTGCTCTACCGGGCTGAGAAACACGCCCGCAAGAAAGGAAACTGGACTTTATTCTAAAAAAGGCCGGAACAGCACCCTGCCTGCGGATGCTGATACCGGCCTGCGGTTACCCGCTCGGGCGCAAAGTTCCATCCCTGAAATGGTGAAGGTTTTGTGATCATTAGTGGCTGTCCAGGCCCGGGATCTGCCATCCGGCCAATGTTTCAGTCCGTGGGAGGATCAACATGGATATCCTTATCGGGTGCCGTATATGCCCAGCGTGTGAACGTGACCTGCAGTCCGGCACGGGTGGGTGCGCAGACAAAGGGCCCTGCTTTTTTTCCCGTCTCATAAGGAAACCGCGCCACCCGGATCGTGCGCCAGGGATGGTTGTCCGCTCTGGCCCTGATCACCACTGCATCATTCAACCGGGAAGCCCGGATGGTGACCACCCCGCCCGTCCATTCCGGTACAGGCGACAGTGACCAGTCGGAATATCTGTCCGTTACCACCGCACCGATATGCGGCACACCGTCATTCAGCTCAATACCGGCTTTGATCCATTCCGTGCTGCTATGCCACAGCATAATCCCTGCCTGGTCATACAGCTCCGTGAACCCCTGCAGTGAAAAGCTGACCTCCACAGCTTCACTATCCTCCCAGGAAGCCAGCAGCGCGTGCCCGTTGTCATGCTGGAAGCCGTACATCGTTTGCTCCCAATAATCGCTGCCTTCCGCCGCTTCTACTATGAAGGCTCCATCCAGAACCTTGGCGGAGACCGGTTCATTGCTCCAGACTCCACTCTGCCAATTCACAGTTTTCCTCACATCGACACCTCTTCTTTCCGTTTCTTCATTACCGCGTTAATTTTCTCAGAGCTTATCAGCATTACAATAATATATCCCACCAGCATAAACGGAAGAATCATAAATGAGCTGCGGGCAGCAATCCATCCCAGCATAGGAGGCAGAAAAGCGCCTCCGGTATAGGCCATAGCCATCTGATAGCCCATGATTTTCTGGGAATGCTCTTTGCCGAAGCGGGCGGGCGTCTCATGCAGCATACACGGAAAGATGGGGGCAGAGCCAAGGCCTACAAGAATAAACCCGAATAAGGAAAATATAGCCGGCAGCGGCAGGACCAGCAGCAGTGCCCCCAACAGAGAGACCAATATGCCGGTGCGGATCAGCTGGCGGTTATTAAAACGGAAGGTGACAAAACCGGTGATCAGCCGGCCTACGGTGATCCCCCCGTAATAGAGCGACACCCAGCCGGCAGCGGTTGCCGCAGACAGCTCTTTTACATTGACCAGAAAGCTGCTGCCCCAGAGCCCAAGCGTAGCTTCTACCCCGCAATAAAAAAGAAAGGTAGTCAGGGCCAGCTTCACGCCCTTGATGCGCAGCACCCCTGTTCCCGGAACCTGCGGAGAAATAATCTCCTGCTGAATTTGCCCGTCCGGCGCCTGATCTGCGGGTTCGGCCCGCTTCCAGAGCGGCAGCGCAATAAACAACAGCACAACCAGGGCGAACTGAATCAGACTGACTGTCAAAAAACCTTGCCGCCAGGAATCACCTGCAGCAATATAACGCGACATAATTATCGGGCCCAGCATAGCGCCTACCCCCCAGAAGCAGTGAAGCCAGCTCATATGGTGTGCTTTGTAGTGAGTAGCCACATAATTGTTCAGCCCGGCATCAATAGAGCCTGC encodes the following:
- a CDS encoding four-helix bundle copper-binding protein, which produces MTRIQYQECIDACIQTMNACNYSYVSSLKQYDLASLRESIRLDRECADICSFAVQAMTRQSPFVAEILRLCAEICERCADESSKHIHTHCQECINACRAAARACRLISDTVEVYA
- a CDS encoding ABC transporter ATP-binding protein → MIQMNEVTKIYETKNRLGLFRAETRTVTAVQSLTLSIAKGEIVGLLGLNGAGKTTTIRMLSTLLDPTSGSIEINGMPMADNRRTVQQKVNMIAGGERMLYWRLTGRENLQYFGRLYGLNAAKIRSLSDLLLAEVGLTEAADQPVEQYSKGMKQRLQIARGLINDPEYLFLDEPTLGLDAPIARQLRGTVRSLAKEHGKGILLTSHYLQEVEELCDRVYVLNRGRLLLCDKPDAIVTKVAGLQTAHLQVSGWDEALRPLLQEHLGKLGHPVELTSGVKGSDGNSGSQSEDSYRISVRSTSADMLITELLPWTTQYGLRINGFTCDKPNLEDAIILLSEGRVS
- a CDS encoding ATP-binding cassette domain-containing protein — protein: MTLAGFSTQRHYEGKASPLIELTRATKFYGRRPVLNEVSLLVESGTATALIGRNGSGKSTLLSILAGLTKISSGTLVRYERRLTIGYAPEAFPGLKFTAEQYLLCMGKLAGLAAAAAEARVTELLEVFHLEEFRRQSMAGFSKGMLQKVNLIQSLLTQPQLLLLDEPMSGLDLPAQHTVIGLLQELKREGTALVFSIHEPETVEALADNVHVLQAGRTVKIIYGQENMRVAPAAYIICNNISEQCKEDILGMPGIINIHNEPDGVSGDDFGVTIEAAAADGYLLRVLKAGGSVVSVEPCGGLSAGGLEQWMDPKPARGGTAE
- a CDS encoding response regulator transcription factor, yielding MPKVLVVDDDANIRELVRLYLEDEGIEVVQKGNGAEALEYAENHPPDLVVLDIMMPGMDGWALCARLRELGDMPVLMITAKGEPADRIKGFKLGTDDYLVKPFDPMELALRVQALLKRYRIAYSQTIRLGDLRLDRKSYQVVNKDGLELTLPMKEFELLYKLGSYPGQLFTRNHLIAEIWGIDYEGDERTVDVHIKRLRERFAEHESDFRIVTLRGLGYRLEVYRD
- a CDS encoding MFS transporter translates to MATVFLIIIYLAFISLGLPDSMIGAAWPMMRPDFGAPVDAAGLLSMIVVAGTIVSSLASSVVLNKLGTGKVTFISVAVTAFALLGFSYSPSILWLAVLSFPLGLGAGSIDAGLNNYVATHYKAHHMSWLHCFWGVGAMLGPIIMSRYIAAGDSWRQGFLTVSLIQFALVVLLFIALPLWKRAEPADQAPDGQIQQEIISPQVPGTGVLRIKGVKLALTTFLFYCGVEATLGLWGSSFLVNVKELSAATAAGWVSLYYGGITVGRLITGFVTFRFNNRQLIRTGILVSLLGALLLVLPLPAIFSLFGFILVGLGSAPIFPCMLHETPARFGKEHSQKIMGYQMAMAYTGGAFLPPMLGWIAARSSFMILPFMLVGYIIVMLISSEKINAVMKKRKEEVSM
- a CDS encoding DUF1349 domain-containing protein → MRKTVNWQSGVWSNEPVSAKVLDGAFIVEAAEGSDYWEQTMYGFQHDNGHALLASWEDSEAVEVSFSLQGFTELYDQAGIMLWHSSTEWIKAGIELNDGVPHIGAVVTDRYSDWSLSPVPEWTGGVVTIRASRLNDAVVIRARADNHPWRTIRVARFPYETGKKAGPFVCAPTRAGLQVTFTRWAYTAPDKDIHVDPPTD
- a CDS encoding ABC transporter permease: MNTGSLWPTTLAELSKQHRNRSRGKVVFFSLLLWPALGFLTSYFTMKPYRSGAGSVLSWIIPDERIPLFLLSGYLVFQLFWTVVEAAWLFELERKGGTVEAVFLTPAPKMAFLYGRSLYSLFHGIWMFAVFSLLTFLFVSDASTVNWIALIPALLLIMAAAVIWGALLCAVSLFSRESSFLYYIFQTPMELFGGVRIPPSVFPVWATGLSALFPVTYSLILVRGALYGHIGTGWWRAFFILLAGSITLVFCTRYVLYRAEKHARKKGNWTLF
- a CDS encoding ABC transporter permease, with protein sequence MVLLAVLVFGILAGMRLSAPPLLSAGIGGVLFILSCYAMALVLGSIMLYTRDTYIVQNTLFAVTTLLCGFQFPRQYLPGFLQTAGEVFPLTSSLQLLRRTLLTGEAIPLRDTLPALLLSLVYIAVGMWSNRLVERGLFEKHQA
- a CDS encoding ArsR/SmtB family transcription factor; translation: MSSLQQLQRKVTTVVSPFHELLCSLHVLYQPEHHPKRLQWARDIKRQMPPDLLEAIDTLGRLSDEWMGLMLPGLIGAPLPAAGGINLLNDLPDAEFIHLLLNNKVSLGTILEWQQGSSGTNRKSGGGPDETSQYLLQHTAAVRAQLIKTLETYERDYFRKEWDYVMPWINTAAAQFQESVSRSAEKALNTLHPRLQAAEGRITAQKAVTYYFAYEDLQNVYVLPSTFIFPHLLIDWTADSLVLPLAVDIPGLPCSEAPPEDLLRQFKALGDATRLRILKLLWQGPHCTKQLAPILGISEAAVSKQLKLLSEAGLAGAERKGNYLFYTSHKEAFDRLIVLQRQYLEQ
- a CDS encoding CobW family GTP-binding protein, translating into MEQAMPVYILSGFLGSGKTTLLQRLLDHWKAQGLRPAVVMNELGEVNLDGLLVEQSVPMAEMLGGCICCSIRGDLSTELATLIKKESPDVVVIEATGAANPLEIVDAVTEISLYQLVELKGLITVVDAAHLIGLYRSQQGATYRLMQEQIRCASVLILNKTDRVTPQEADEITVILRKWNAYAEIRPAVRCALEPEALLEGMGGIHAEARFQEDDEMQAAHAGDSSEAGAAVNGSHDHVMAYTHYFKRPVNSEEFEQFVKELPRDVYRAKGIVTFSDTSSRFLFQFAYREADFMKITPQGDVPDVAVFIGEHFSSSELRTRLLQLEKRILARPAVVKRSL